In Rhodamnia argentea isolate NSW1041297 chromosome 11, ASM2092103v1, whole genome shotgun sequence, one genomic interval encodes:
- the LOC115736277 gene encoding cytochrome P450 84A1-like — protein sequence MREAMDSLLQALQNQPLPAATLVSAAATLLFLLLLGLALRSRSCLPYPPGPRGLPVIGNMLMLDQMTHRGLAGLARKYGGLFHLRMGFLHMVAVSSPEHARQVLQVQDHAFSNRPATIAISYLTYDRADMAFAHYGPFWRQMRKICVMRVFSRKRAESWRSVREEVDVTVRAVAGSIGTAVNIGELVFALTRDITYRAALGASATEGRDEFIGILQEFSKLFGAFNLADFIPHLGRIDPQGINERLVKARRSLDVFIDKVMDDHMEKKANKTLACEEAETDMVDDLLAFYSKEAGVDESADLQNSIKLTKDNIKAIIMDVMFGGTETVASAIEWVMAELMRSPEDLKKVQKELADVVGLHRRVEESDFENLTYLRCVIKETLRLHPPIPLLLHETAEGVEVSGYFIPAKTRVMINTWAIGRDPSSWEDPDTFKPARFLGESAPDFKGSNFEFIPFGSGRRSCPGMQLGVYGLEYAVANLLHCFTWELPDGMKPSEMDMGDVFGLTAPRAHRLVAIPSSRLLCSLY from the exons ATGAGAGAAGCCATGGATTCTCTCTTACAAGCTCTGCAAAACCAGCCTCTCCCCGCCGCCACCCTCgtctccgccgccgccaccctcctcttcctcctcctcctcggccttgCCCTCCGCTCCCGCAGCTGCCTCCCTTACCCTCCCGGCCCCAGGGGCCTCCCGGTCATCGGCAACATGCTGATGCTCGACCAGATGACCCACCGCGGCCTCGCAGGGCTCGCCCGCAAGTATGGCGGCCTCTTCCACCTCCGGATGGGGTTCCTCCACATGGTCGCCGTGTCGTCCCCCGAGCACGCCCGCCAGGTCCTCCAGGTCCAGGACCACGCCTTCTCGAACCGGCCGGCCACCATCGCCATCAGCTACCTCACGTACGACCGGGCTGACATGGCCTTCGCCCACTACGGCCCGTTCTGGCGGCAGATGCGGAAGATCTGCGTCATGCGGGTGTTCAGCCGCAAGCGGGCCGAGTCGTGGAGGTCGGTGCGCGAGGAGGTGGACGTGACAGTGCGGGCCGTCGCCGGGAGTATCGGCACCGCCGTGAACATAGGCGAGCTGGTGTTCGCGCTCACTCGGGACATCACGTACAG GGCTGCATTAGGAGCGAGCGCGACCGAAGGGCGAGACGAGTTCATCGGGATATTGCAGGAGTTTTCGAAGCTTTTCGGGGCATTTAACCTCGCGGATTTCATCCCACACCTTGGCCGGATCGACCCACAAGGGATCAACGAGAGGCTCGTCAAGGCTCGCCGGTCGCTCGACGTGTTCATCGACAAGGTCATGGACGACCACATGGAGAAGAAGGCAAACAAGACCCTCGCCTGCGAGGAGGCTGAGACAGACATGGTGGATGACTTGCTCGCCTTCTACAGCAAAGAGGCAGGAGTCGATGAATCGGCGGACCTCCAGAACTCCATCAAGCTCACCAAGGACAACATCAAAGCCATAATCATG GATGTTATGTTTGGTGGGACCGAGACGGTCGCGTCCGCGATCGAATGGGTGATGGCAGAGCTGATGCGGAGCCCCGAGGACCTCAAGAAGGTCCAGAAGGAGCTCGCCGATGTGGTGGGCCTTCACCGCCGGGTCGAAGAGTCTGACTTCGAGAACTTGACCTATCTAAGATGCGTGATCAAGGAAACACTCCGCCTCCACCCGCCGAttcccctcctcctccacgAGACGGCGGAGGGCGTGGAGGTCTCTGGCTACTTCATCCCCGCCAAGACCCGCGTCATGATCAACACGTGGGCCATCGGGCGGGACCCGAGCTCGTGGGAGGACCCGGACACCTTCAAGCCCGCCAGGTTCTTGGGCGAGAGCGCTCCGGACTTCAAGGGGAGCAACTTCGAGTTCATCCCGTTCGGGTCGGGCCGTAGGTCTTGCCCGGGCATGCAGCTCGGGGTCTACGGGCTCGAGTACGCGGTGGCCAACCTCCTCCACTGCTTCACGTGGGAGTTGCCCGACGGGATGAAGCCCAGCGAGATGGACATGGGCGACGTGTTCGGGCTCACCGCACCGAGGGCTCACCGCCTCGTGGCGATCCCGAGCTCGAGATTGTTGTGCTCCTTGTATTGA